A portion of the Polaribacter cellanae genome contains these proteins:
- a CDS encoding TolC family protein gives MKIKQIVLGIYFLLSCIKISAQEQQVISISQNITLNNVLELARKNSLDIFKAKRNYGVSYWKFRSYKSSLLPKIDFNSRPFTFNSALIERYDSEQNIDVFRQQQTINSYANISATQNIRATGTSLFISSSFNRLENFGDFETKSYNVTPVRIGLVQPIMAFNSFKWEQKTAPLEFQKAKQDFLYELQITNLKAVNLFFSWALASKKVEIAKENKITATKLYSIGKKRYDLIAIERDQLLNLELDVYNANTNLTQNTQSLQKATTALKLFLRDKLPNSSLPELPELILDLKINVDTAIKLAYKNNPDILDLKIRKLKALRDLDQVIKENRFDLSITASYGLNQQAETFVDAYGRFLDQQNISIQFSVPILDWGERRGKIKTAKMNKDVVDIELQQNEETYKQDITQNVLDFNIQHELVLGALRTNKISKESYQLTEKRFLSGSVDFLNLTAARKAWQQANENYIQALQNYWVLYYKVQKLTLYNFIDDTPLIRNFKTILDN, from the coding sequence ATGAAAATAAAGCAAATTGTTCTTGGTATCTACTTTTTATTAAGTTGTATAAAAATTAGTGCACAAGAACAACAGGTTATCTCCATTTCGCAAAACATAACACTAAATAATGTTTTAGAATTGGCAAGGAAAAACTCCTTAGATATTTTTAAAGCAAAACGAAATTATGGTGTTAGTTACTGGAAATTTAGATCTTATAAATCTAGTTTACTCCCCAAAATAGACTTCAATAGTAGGCCCTTTACTTTTAATAGTGCTCTAATAGAACGTTATGATTCTGAGCAGAATATAGATGTATTTAGGCAGCAGCAAACCATTAATAGTTATGCAAATATTTCTGCAACCCAAAATATAAGAGCTACTGGTACAAGTTTATTTATAAGCTCTAGTTTTAATAGGCTTGAAAACTTTGGCGATTTTGAAACCAAAAGCTATAATGTTACACCAGTTCGAATTGGTTTGGTACAACCTATTATGGCTTTTAATAGCTTTAAATGGGAGCAGAAAACAGCACCTTTAGAGTTTCAAAAAGCCAAACAAGATTTCTTATATGAATTACAAATAACTAATTTAAAAGCAGTTAATTTATTTTTTAGCTGGGCATTAGCTAGTAAAAAAGTAGAAATAGCAAAAGAAAACAAGATAACAGCGACAAAATTATATAGTATTGGAAAAAAACGATACGATTTAATAGCCATTGAAAGAGATCAGCTTTTAAATTTAGAATTAGATGTGTACAATGCAAATACCAATTTGACTCAAAACACACAATCATTACAAAAGGCTACTACAGCATTAAAATTATTTTTGAGAGATAAACTACCAAATAGTTCCCTACCAGAGTTACCAGAATTAATATTAGATTTAAAAATAAATGTAGATACCGCCATTAAATTAGCCTACAAAAATAACCCAGACATATTAGATTTAAAGATTAGAAAACTAAAAGCACTAAGAGATTTAGATCAAGTAATTAAAGAGAATAGATTCGATTTGTCTATAACCGCCAGTTATGGTTTAAACCAACAAGCAGAAACTTTTGTAGATGCTTATGGTAGGTTTTTAGACCAACAAAATATAAGTATTCAATTTAGTGTGCCTATTTTAGATTGGGGAGAGCGTAGAGGAAAAATTAAAACAGCTAAAATGAATAAAGATGTTGTAGATATTGAGCTCCAACAAAATGAAGAAACCTATAAACAAGATATCACACAGAATGTTTTAGACTTTAATATTCAGCATGAGTTGGTTTTGGGGGCGTTAAGAACAAATAAAATTTCAAAAGAATCGTATCAGTTAACTGAAAAAAGATTTTTGTCAGGAAGTGTAGATTTTTTAAATCTTACTGCCGCAAGAAAAGCTTGGCAACAAGCAAATGAAAACTACATACAAGCATTACAAAATTATTGGGTATTATATTATAAAGTACAAAAATTAACATTGTATAATTTTATAGATGATACTCCATTAATACGAAATTTTAAAACCATACTAGACAATTAA
- a CDS encoding efflux RND transporter permease subunit, with protein MVKFLIHKPIAVLMTTLGVLILGVYAFGFIPISLMPDIDIPEITVQVQADNMSARQLEDAIIKPLRSRLMQVGHLKDIKSETTNELGIIKLSFSHGSNIDYAFIEVNEKVDRIMGSLPKTIKRPKVIKANTTDIPVFYLSMTLKESAKNNKTTINNIDDLFPVSQEFVDFNRFSNQVIRKRIEQLNEVAMVDISGLVSSEILIKVDQKKIDALGISLDNLESAIKTNNLDIGSLLIKDNQYQYDIRLGNSLNTINDVKSIYINKNNKVYQLKELAEVIEHPQKRTGLVLSNGDEALTMAIIKQSDARMGDLKTSLNNLIKNLKKDYEHINFSITRDQTKLLDVAISNLLQSLLWGMLLAFAVMFLFLKNIKSPLLIGITIPTSVIICFLFFHLLGISINIISLSGLVLGIGLMIDNSIIVIDNITQYRERGFNLSESCVLGTNEVIKPLLSSALTTCAVFLPLVFLSGISGALFYDQAMAISIGLFISFFVSITLLPVLYRLLYRKESNAITKEIGFFSKINTLDYAVLYEKGFRWVMRKQVASWSIIILLLVSTIGLFNSLPKTQMPALTSTEVLLKVDWNEPINVDENKRRVLEILNPIKEKLINQTALVGTQQFILDKNADAKGSEMTLYVETTSETALTNIKRHLNEFLTKTYPNAVFVYEDVDNIFSLIFSNKETSLVAKLRPVENLGSQQQKQLKTIWHQLQAKSETIKLEPIALQEYMTLVADQEKLMMYNVNANTLFNTLKSAFNEREVLSIVDNQNFVPVILGGNAKYLNDILNETTVISRDSAVFHVKNFIKTVKSEDLKTITGGNEGEYYPVAFHIDDAQVATTITDIKKVVSKNSQYDVNFSGSFFSNQELMSELKIVLLISLILLYFILASQFESFVLPLIILLEVPIDLAGAFLFLKLFGMSINLMSMIGIVVMSGIIINDSILKIDTIIQLQRQGYPLMKALLVAGQRRLKPILMTSLTTILALVPLLLTSGIGAELQAPLAVALIGGMLLGTIVSLYFIPICYYQFTKKT; from the coding sequence ATGGTAAAATTTTTAATACATAAACCTATAGCTGTTTTAATGACAACATTAGGGGTGTTGATATTAGGTGTTTATGCTTTTGGTTTTATACCAATATCGTTAATGCCAGATATTGATATTCCAGAAATTACAGTACAGGTTCAGGCAGATAATATGTCTGCTAGACAATTGGAAGATGCCATTATAAAACCATTACGTTCTCGCTTAATGCAAGTAGGTCATTTAAAAGATATTAAAAGTGAAACTACTAATGAATTAGGGATTATTAAGCTTAGTTTTTCTCACGGTAGTAATATTGACTATGCTTTTATAGAGGTGAATGAAAAAGTAGATAGAATAATGGGTAGTTTGCCCAAAACGATTAAACGCCCAAAGGTTATAAAAGCAAATACTACAGATATTCCTGTATTTTATTTGAGCATGACCCTTAAAGAATCTGCTAAAAATAATAAAACAACAATTAATAATATAGATGATTTATTTCCCGTCTCTCAGGAGTTTGTAGATTTCAATCGTTTTTCTAACCAAGTAATTCGTAAAAGAATTGAACAGCTAAATGAAGTAGCTATGGTGGATATTAGTGGTTTAGTATCGTCAGAAATTTTAATAAAAGTAGATCAAAAAAAAATAGATGCATTAGGGATTAGTTTAGATAATTTAGAATCGGCTATCAAAACAAATAATTTAGATATAGGGAGTCTTTTAATTAAAGATAATCAATATCAATATGATATTCGGTTAGGTAATTCTTTAAATACAATAAATGATGTAAAATCTATATACATAAATAAAAATAACAAGGTTTATCAACTGAAAGAACTTGCGGAGGTTATAGAGCATCCGCAAAAAAGAACTGGTTTAGTTTTGTCTAACGGAGACGAAGCACTTACAATGGCAATCATAAAACAAAGTGATGCTAGAATGGGCGATTTAAAGACTTCTTTAAATAACTTAATAAAAAACCTGAAAAAAGATTACGAGCATATTAATTTTTCTATTACTAGAGATCAAACCAAGTTATTAGATGTTGCCATAAGTAATTTATTGCAGAGTTTATTATGGGGAATGCTTTTAGCATTTGCGGTGATGTTTTTATTTTTAAAAAATATAAAATCTCCTTTATTAATAGGAATTACTATTCCAACTTCAGTTATTATTTGTTTTTTATTTTTTCATCTTCTAGGCATTTCAATAAATATTATATCGCTTTCTGGTTTAGTTTTAGGAATTGGTTTAATGATTGACAATTCTATTATTGTTATCGATAATATTACACAGTATAGAGAAAGAGGTTTCAACTTATCAGAATCTTGCGTTTTAGGAACAAATGAAGTAATAAAACCGTTATTAAGTTCAGCATTAACTACCTGTGCTGTTTTTCTACCACTGGTTTTTTTAAGTGGTATAAGTGGCGCTTTGTTTTATGACCAAGCAATGGCAATAAGTATTGGGTTGTTCATTTCCTTTTTTGTTTCAATAACATTATTACCAGTCTTATATCGTTTATTATATAGAAAAGAAAGTAATGCAATAACCAAGGAAATAGGTTTCTTTTCCAAAATAAATACTTTAGATTATGCCGTTTTGTATGAAAAAGGATTTCGTTGGGTAATGAGAAAACAAGTGGCTTCTTGGAGTATTATTATACTTCTCTTAGTTTCAACTATTGGATTGTTTAATAGTTTACCAAAAACACAAATGCCTGCGCTTACAAGTACAGAGGTTTTGTTAAAAGTAGATTGGAATGAACCTATTAATGTTGATGAAAATAAACGTAGAGTACTAGAAATTTTAAATCCTATTAAAGAAAAATTAATAAATCAAACGGCTTTAGTAGGGACTCAGCAATTTATTTTAGATAAAAATGCAGATGCGAAAGGCTCAGAAATGACACTTTATGTAGAAACAACATCAGAAACTGCACTAACAAATATAAAAAGGCATTTAAATGAGTTTTTGACAAAAACATACCCGAATGCAGTATTTGTATATGAAGATGTAGACAATATTTTTAGTTTAATTTTTTCAAATAAAGAAACTTCTTTAGTTGCAAAATTACGCCCTGTTGAAAATTTAGGAAGTCAACAACAAAAACAATTAAAAACGATCTGGCATCAGCTACAAGCAAAATCAGAAACTATAAAGTTAGAACCTATTGCGCTACAAGAGTATATGACTTTGGTTGCAGATCAAGAAAAACTAATGATGTATAATGTAAATGCGAATACGTTATTTAATACTTTAAAAAGTGCTTTTAATGAGCGTGAAGTATTATCAATTGTAGACAATCAAAACTTTGTTCCAGTAATTTTAGGAGGAAATGCAAAATATTTGAATGATATTCTAAATGAGACAACAGTTATATCTAGAGATAGTGCTGTTTTTCATGTAAAAAACTTTATTAAAACTGTAAAATCAGAAGATTTAAAAACAATTACAGGAGGTAATGAAGGTGAATATTATCCTGTAGCATTTCATATAGATGATGCTCAAGTAGCAACTACTATTACAGATATAAAGAAAGTAGTTAGCAAGAACTCTCAGTACGATGTAAATTTTTCTGGAAGTTTTTTTTCTAACCAAGAATTAATGAGCGAATTAAAAATAGTCTTATTAATTTCTTTAATACTACTGTATTTTATTCTAGCCTCACAATTTGAATCTTTTGTTTTACCGTTGATTATATTGTTAGAAGTACCCATAGATTTAGCAGGTGCATTTTTGTTTTTAAAACTTTTTGGTATGAGTATCAATTTAATGTCTATGATAGGTATTGTAGTGATGAGTGGAATTATTATTAACGATTCCATTTTAAAAATAGATACCATTATTCAATTACAAAGACAGGGATATCCGTTAATGAAGGCGTTATTAGTTGCAGGTCAAAGACGTTTAAAACCGATATTAATGACCAGTTTAACAACCATTCTAGCCTTGGTACCTTTATTATTAACTAGCGGAATAGGAGCAGAATTACAAGCTCCTTTAGCAGTAGCCTTAATTGGAGGTATGCTTTTGGGCACAATAGTTAGTTTATACTTTATACCAATCTGTTACTATCAATTTACAAAGAAAACATGA
- a CDS encoding 6-bladed beta-propeller: MKPLKFFLFMILFISCNKNNNTFKSTDLEFIKSINKLEDGTYISDVRNIKNYNNQIYLTDYKRNQVIVLDKNLNLKNTFGSTGRGPGDFLGAFNIFVDNSNIYVTNDGKKSIEVFNNYKYSYTIYPPEDIKFNPQLSFFKKGPNYYICSPDNEYNFTKFDSIGNAFRFGSLTNYENKSEEIIKNECHLINYQNKVISISNIRPEINIYDLKGKFLSKYDYSNLDIVKSFTKFIKTKESKFNSFYVLASDVSLDKNKLYLKVPSYKNNKVQSHKILELELLDDNIKPKRIINLGKGWFENFSIKDNTFFGFDAISGNLIKSKIRDNEL, from the coding sequence ATGAAACCACTTAAATTTTTTCTGTTTATGATATTGTTTATTTCGTGTAATAAAAATAACAACACTTTCAAAAGTACAGATTTAGAATTTATTAAATCTATTAATAAACTAGAAGACGGAACGTATATTTCTGATGTTAGAAATATTAAAAATTATAATAACCAAATATATTTAACTGATTATAAACGAAATCAGGTAATTGTTCTTGACAAGAATTTAAATTTAAAAAACACCTTTGGCAGTACAGGTAGAGGTCCAGGAGATTTTTTGGGAGCATTTAATATATTTGTTGATAATTCAAATATTTATGTTACGAACGATGGAAAAAAATCAATAGAAGTATTTAATAATTACAAATATTCTTACACAATTTATCCCCCAGAGGATATAAAATTTAATCCACAACTTAGTTTTTTTAAAAAAGGACCAAATTATTATATATGTAGTCCAGACAACGAATATAATTTTACAAAATTTGATAGCATAGGTAATGCTTTTCGCTTTGGTAGTTTAACAAACTATGAAAATAAAAGCGAAGAAATTATAAAAAACGAATGTCATTTAATAAACTATCAAAATAAAGTTATATCAATTTCCAATATAAGGCCAGAAATTAATATATATGATTTAAAAGGTAAATTTCTTTCTAAATATGATTACTCGAATCTTGATATTGTTAAGAGCTTTACAAAGTTTATAAAAACTAAAGAGTCTAAATTTAATTCATTTTATGTTCTTGCTTCTGATGTATCTCTAGATAAGAATAAGTTATATTTAAAAGTACCGTCATATAAAAATAATAAAGTACAATCGCACAAAATTCTTGAACTAGAGTTATTAGATGATAATATCAAGCCAAAACGGATAATAAATCTTGGAAAAGGATGGTTTGAGAATTTTTCTATAAAGGATAATACTTTTTTTGGATTTGATGCTATATCTGGAAATTTAATTAAATCTAAAATACGTGATAATGAATTATAG
- a CDS encoding efflux RND transporter periplasmic adaptor subunit has product MNKKNKYLVKCFYLLFCVGFLLNCTKPKEDKENSITKKEYLPDKNEVNILVLNKGIFKKELVSNGRLVALEKSELKFNVSEKLTNIYVKNGTYVKKGKVLASLDAFTYQQKVTKAEIDLKQATLEFNDLQIRRGFNSENKEDIPEKEYEMMAIKSGYKNAIHQLKNTQFDLKSTKLIAPFSGKVANMNSKKYDQIYSGKEFLTLINDAIFEVEFYIIESELKDIKVKDRISIEPFASNKTYKGKVTTINPQVEKDGTILIRAKVKNDGNLLEGMNVKVFVKKDIPNQFVVPKSAVVLRDNQEVLFTVKKGKAYWTYILTILENSKSYAVIPNPDKSSATLKTGDTIVISNNLNLAHDSEVFVKRSEN; this is encoded by the coding sequence ATGAATAAGAAAAATAAGTATTTGGTTAAATGTTTTTATTTATTGTTTTGCGTTGGTTTCTTATTGAATTGTACAAAACCTAAGGAAGATAAGGAAAATTCAATAACTAAAAAAGAATACTTACCAGATAAAAACGAAGTAAATATCCTTGTTTTAAACAAAGGAATTTTTAAAAAAGAATTAGTGAGTAATGGGCGTTTGGTAGCGTTAGAAAAAAGTGAACTTAAATTTAATGTTAGTGAAAAATTGACTAATATTTACGTTAAAAATGGTACTTATGTTAAAAAAGGAAAAGTATTAGCAAGTTTAGATGCTTTTACATATCAACAAAAAGTAACCAAGGCAGAGATCGATTTAAAGCAGGCTACTTTAGAATTTAATGATTTACAAATAAGAAGAGGGTTTAATTCAGAAAATAAAGAAGATATACCTGAAAAAGAATATGAGATGATGGCAATTAAATCTGGCTATAAAAATGCAATTCATCAATTAAAAAATACTCAGTTCGATTTAAAATCAACCAAATTAATAGCTCCTTTTAGCGGTAAAGTAGCCAATATGAATAGTAAAAAATATGATCAAATTTATTCAGGGAAAGAATTTCTTACTTTAATAAATGATGCAATTTTTGAGGTTGAATTTTATATTATAGAATCTGAACTTAAAGACATAAAGGTAAAGGATAGAATCTCTATTGAACCTTTTGCTTCAAATAAAACTTATAAAGGAAAAGTAACTACAATAAATCCACAAGTTGAAAAAGATGGTACTATTTTAATTAGAGCTAAAGTAAAGAATGATGGTAATTTATTAGAAGGAATGAATGTAAAAGTTTTTGTAAAAAAGGATATTCCGAATCAATTTGTTGTACCTAAATCTGCTGTAGTTTTAAGAGATAATCAAGAAGTATTATTTACAGTTAAAAAAGGGAAAGCTTATTGGACCTATATTTTAACAATTTTAGAAAATAGTAAATCTTATGCTGTAATACCAAACCCAGATAAAAGTAGCGCAACATTAAAAACTGGAGACACTATTGTGATTTCTAATAATTTGAATTTAGCGCATGATAGTGAGGTATTTGTGAAAAGAAGTGAAAATTAA
- a CDS encoding O-antigen ligase family protein, giving the protein MISIGLLLVVLPQLNLADYIQSTITSKFIVFAYSCVALFEVFLIMFFTSLFKEFQVTKLDIAILLLFGYISINRYFIQPNFGFSLRYIELIGLGIIYFIIRTFSLKTYLWLLLAVIISGIAQSIHGNLQLLGYLSSNHSGFKITGSFFNPGPYAGFLATVWPIALGMYLFRKKIIVKINASITKSSTKTRKIIKYIFEYIPLLGLISVIIVIPATRSRGAWLAVLLSSLVLLEFKYSFIRNTFKKINRAQRTALFLATLIFLFAGLFGIYHLKKGSSDGRLFIWKVTTEIVKDFPATGVGFDDFKTHYMNYQAGYFKKHGETIDALVADNTNYAFNEWLQFITENGFIGLLLLVIVLFVLFKIKAADENRFFFLIVKATFLGIGVFALVSYPMQILPIKIILVMLLALLGSLDREKYRVLNFNNRPKYTLWAFKVFVFVLGFTGIYSGYSYTKKLDNSFKQWKKASITYQYGDYIGAVEEYVKAYPTLNKNGDFLMNYGKTLSMNKQNEKAIQILEKSKQYLNTTIIETALGDAYKNIKDYSKAEIAYKHAANMIPIRFYPLYLQAKLYEESGENEKAIAISKTILKKNIKVPSTAIKEIKIEVNKILSNYNQKKNNE; this is encoded by the coding sequence TTGATTAGCATAGGTTTGTTGTTGGTAGTTCTGCCACAACTCAATTTAGCTGATTACATACAATCAACAATAACAAGTAAATTTATTGTTTTTGCATATAGTTGTGTGGCTCTTTTTGAAGTTTTTTTAATTATGTTCTTTACATCTTTATTTAAAGAGTTTCAAGTTACCAAACTCGATATTGCCATATTGTTGTTGTTTGGATATATATCAATAAATAGATACTTTATTCAACCAAATTTTGGTTTCTCTTTACGTTATATAGAATTGATAGGATTAGGAATTATCTATTTTATTATAAGAACTTTTTCTTTAAAAACATATCTCTGGTTACTGTTAGCAGTTATCATTTCTGGTATTGCTCAATCAATTCATGGAAATTTGCAATTATTGGGTTATTTATCTTCAAATCATTCTGGTTTTAAAATAACTGGTAGCTTTTTTAATCCAGGACCCTATGCTGGTTTTTTGGCTACGGTGTGGCCAATTGCACTAGGTATGTATTTGTTCAGAAAAAAAATAATAGTTAAAATAAATGCATCAATTACAAAAAGCTCGACAAAAACAAGAAAAATAATTAAATATATTTTTGAATATATACCACTGCTGGGGCTAATTAGTGTAATTATAGTAATACCTGCAACACGATCTAGAGGGGCTTGGTTGGCAGTATTATTAAGTAGTCTTGTTTTACTAGAGTTTAAATATAGTTTTATTAGAAATACGTTTAAGAAAATTAATCGAGCACAAAGAACTGCTTTGTTTTTAGCTACACTAATTTTTCTGTTTGCTGGTTTGTTTGGAATCTATCATCTTAAAAAAGGGTCTTCTGATGGTCGTTTGTTTATCTGGAAGGTAACTACAGAAATTGTAAAAGATTTTCCTGCTACTGGAGTTGGTTTTGATGATTTTAAAACCCATTATATGAATTATCAAGCAGGTTATTTTAAAAAACACGGAGAAACCATAGATGCGTTAGTTGCAGATAATACCAATTATGCTTTCAATGAATGGTTACAATTTATAACTGAAAATGGGTTTATAGGTTTATTGTTGTTGGTTATTGTATTGTTTGTATTATTCAAAATAAAGGCTGCTGATGAAAACAGATTCTTTTTTTTAATAGTAAAAGCAACGTTTTTAGGCATTGGTGTTTTTGCTCTTGTTTCATATCCTATGCAAATATTACCCATCAAAATTATTTTAGTAATGCTTCTTGCTCTTTTAGGAAGTTTGGATAGAGAGAAGTATCGAGTTCTTAATTTTAATAATAGACCTAAATATACTCTTTGGGCATTTAAAGTATTTGTTTTTGTGTTAGGCTTTACAGGAATCTATAGTGGTTATTCTTACACAAAAAAATTGGATAACAGTTTCAAACAATGGAAAAAAGCATCAATTACTTACCAGTATGGTGATTACATAGGAGCAGTTGAAGAATATGTTAAAGCTTATCCTACACTTAATAAAAATGGTGATTTTTTAATGAATTATGGCAAGACGCTATCAATGAATAAACAAAATGAAAAAGCGATACAAATTTTAGAAAAATCCAAACAATATTTAAACACAACCATTATAGAAACGGCTTTAGGTGATGCTTATAAAAATATAAAAGATTATAGCAAGGCAGAGATAGCTTATAAACATGCTGCGAATATGATTCCTATTCGATTTTACCCTTTATATCTACAAGCTAAGTTATATGAAGAAAGTGGTGAAAATGAAAAAGCAATTGCTATTTCGAAAACGATTTTAAAAAAAAATATAAAAGTGCCGTCAACCGCTATAAAAGAAATAAAAATAGAAGTGAACAAGATATTAAGCAATTATAATCAAAAAAAAAATAATGAATAA
- a CDS encoding aminotransferase class I/II-fold pyridoxal phosphate-dependent enzyme, translated as MNTEININFNNASFKDFEKIPNLNFFQKVNTFKKFTNHMKINGHMNYGFVTHNGCGPEILLSTHCQKEPKKCISLVSNDYLNFTQHPKIKAAAIAGIQKYGTGSGASPLIGGYHEYHNLLEKKLSSFFNRPEDSSLIYTTGYTTNSATLLAMLKSNDCAIVDMAVHASVYEGLWETNVKRFPHNNLDYLERALSNAKSKYQTRMVIIDGVYSQDGDLAKMDEIYQLTKQYGGFLMVDDAHGIGVLGENGRGAIEMFNLLDKVDIISGTLSKALGHIGGFVISKPEVINYLKFQSRQYVFSSNSTPTINGLLTALDLIDEEPQWRTKLSENVAYFKKGLLDMNLDIGVTESPIIPIKIGNAHKTGDAARLLLKAGVYANAIMYPGVSRKDARIRTSLMATHTKEHLDKALNGFDYVNQKLGINTKQ; from the coding sequence ATGAATACCGAAATTAATATCAATTTTAATAATGCAAGTTTTAAGGATTTTGAGAAAATTCCTAATTTAAATTTTTTTCAAAAGGTGAATACTTTTAAAAAATTTACCAATCACATGAAGATAAATGGGCACATGAATTATGGTTTTGTAACCCATAATGGTTGTGGCCCAGAAATTTTACTGAGTACACATTGTCAAAAAGAGCCAAAAAAATGCATAAGTTTAGTTTCAAATGATTATTTAAACTTCACTCAGCATCCTAAAATTAAAGCTGCTGCTATTGCCGGGATACAGAAATACGGAACAGGATCTGGTGCTTCTCCACTTATTGGTGGTTATCATGAGTACCATAATTTATTAGAAAAAAAACTATCTTCTTTTTTTAATAGACCTGAAGATTCTTCTTTAATTTACACTACAGGGTATACAACAAACAGTGCCACATTATTGGCAATGCTAAAAAGCAATGATTGTGCTATTGTTGATATGGCTGTCCACGCTAGTGTATATGAAGGTTTGTGGGAAACAAACGTAAAGAGATTCCCTCACAACAACCTTGATTATTTAGAGAGAGCATTATCTAATGCAAAATCAAAATATCAAACTCGAATGGTTATTATTGATGGAGTATATTCTCAAGACGGAGACCTTGCTAAAATGGATGAAATCTATCAACTTACGAAACAGTACGGGGGATTTCTTATGGTTGATGATGCACATGGTATTGGAGTTTTAGGAGAGAATGGTAGAGGAGCTATCGAAATGTTTAATTTATTAGATAAAGTTGATATAATATCTGGCACATTGAGTAAAGCACTTGGGCACATTGGTGGATTTGTAATTTCCAAACCAGAAGTTATAAATTACCTAAAATTTCAATCTCGCCAATATGTTTTCTCTTCAAATTCTACTCCAACCATCAACGGTTTATTAACTGCACTTGATCTAATTGATGAAGAACCTCAATGGAGAACGAAACTCTCTGAAAATGTAGCCTACTTTAAAAAAGGTCTATTAGATATGAACTTAGATATAGGCGTAACTGAATCTCCAATTATTCCCATAAAAATTGGAAATGCACATAAAACAGGAGATGCTGCAAGATTACTTTTAAAAGCAGGAGTATATGCAAATGCAATTATGTATCCAGGTGTATCACGTAAAGACGCTAGAATTAGAACAAGTTTAATGGCTACTCATACAAAAGAACATTTAGATAAAGCTTTAAATGGATTTGATTATGTAAATCAAAAGCTTGGAATTAATACAAAACAGTAA
- a CDS encoding IS30 family transposase produces the protein MKKYTQLTLSQRYQIEALLQAGLTQTAIALQLDVDKSTISRELKRSIALRGRTSGSYIATNAERKSKKRHREKNKRILLTDELKQAIATKMRTDKWSPELIYQKWKQDNINVVCHETIYKWIWKSKLTNTKQNLPYKELYKELKHGKRRQKRGNIKDTRGAITNRVHITERPFVVEQRKRIGDLEADLMMGKDHKSALLVLTDRATLITMIEKLNGKTAKEVTEKITKRLSRFSTSYVKTITFDNGKEFAGHQKIANKFNVKTYFTTPYTSQEKGTVENRIGVIRRFFPKKTDLRKISKQRIKQVELAINNRPIRKFNYITPIEKLNNKFVALMS, from the coding sequence ATGAAAAAATATACACAATTAACCTTATCACAAAGGTATCAAATAGAGGCATTATTACAAGCAGGTTTAACACAAACTGCAATAGCTTTACAATTAGATGTTGATAAAAGTACAATTAGTAGAGAATTAAAACGCTCAATTGCTCTTCGAGGAAGAACTTCTGGTAGTTATATTGCTACAAATGCAGAGAGGAAATCTAAAAAGCGACATCGTGAGAAGAATAAGAGAATATTATTAACAGACGAGCTTAAGCAAGCAATCGCAACTAAAATGCGGACAGATAAATGGAGTCCAGAACTGATTTATCAAAAATGGAAACAAGACAATATTAACGTTGTTTGTCATGAAACGATTTATAAATGGATTTGGAAATCAAAATTAACAAACACAAAGCAGAACCTGCCTTATAAAGAGCTTTACAAAGAATTAAAACATGGTAAAAGAAGGCAAAAAAGAGGTAATATAAAAGATACCAGAGGTGCAATTACAAACAGAGTTCATATTACAGAAAGACCATTTGTAGTAGAACAGAGAAAAAGAATTGGAGATTTGGAAGCAGATTTAATGATGGGAAAAGACCATAAATCAGCTTTATTAGTACTAACAGATAGAGCTACTTTAATTACAATGATAGAAAAGTTAAATGGGAAAACCGCTAAAGAAGTAACTGAAAAAATCACAAAACGATTGAGTAGATTTAGCACAAGTTATGTGAAAACAATTACTTTTGATAATGGAAAAGAGTTTGCTGGACACCAAAAAATTGCCAATAAATTTAATGTAAAAACCTACTTTACAACACCTTATACATCTCAAGAAAAAGGAACTGTAGAAAATAGAATTGGAGTAATCAGAAGATTTTTCCCAAAGAAAACAGATTTAAGAAAAATATCAAAACAAAGAATTAAACAAGTAGAATTAGCAATTAATAACAGACCTATTAGAAAATTCAATTATATTACGCCTATTGAAAAACTAAATAATAAGTTTGTTGCACTTATGAGTTGA